The following is a genomic window from Methanophagales archaeon.
TAATTTTATATCCTGCGGTTCTCTTTTTCCTTCTTTTACAAAATAGAGTGGCATTAAGGAAAGAAAAGCGACTATTGCAGCTATAAATATGATATGATTGAAACTGAACGCTAAAAACCAATATAATATAAGCGCAGCTATGCCGCCAGTGATTGCACCAGAAGTATCAAGTGCGCGGTGGATACCAAATCCCTTACCTCTCGCTTCGGGCATAGAATCCGCGATGATTGCATCTCTTGGCGCTGTTCTCAAGCCCTTACCCACGCGTTCAAAACTGGCGAAGACCAATATGTGCTGCCAGATTGTGGAGAATGCCAGAAGCAATTTAAAGCATGCGGACGTGAAATAGCCAGAGGATACAAATAGTTTACGCCTTCCTATTCTATCAGACCAGTAACCAGAAAGAACCTTTAATATACTCGAGATGCTTTCCTGTAATCCTCCTATTAACCCTACAATACTAATAACCCCTAAAATCAAGCCAGTACCGCCTAAAGCTTTAATGAACAGGGGTAGAATCGGGATAATCATCTCGCTACTTAAGTCGTTCAGGAAACTGACAACACCCAGTAGAAGTATGTTCGTGCTTATCCCTTTCAGATAGTGGCTATAGCTACGCATGCTGTTTCATT
Proteins encoded in this region:
- a CDS encoding MFS transporter; translated protein: MRSYSHYLKGISTNILLLGVVSFLNDLSSEMIIPILPLFIKALGGTGLILGVISIVGLIGGLQESISSILKVLSGYWSDRIGRRKLFVSSGYFTSACFKLLLAFSTIWQHILVFASFERVGKGLRTAPRDAIIADSMPEARGKGFGIHRALDTSGAITGGIAALILYWFLAFSFNHIIFIAAIVAFLSLMPLYFVKEGKREPQDIKLQISLRKLPKPLKLFIMVATVFALANFTYMFFILKAETAFSSVMPVKEARALAILLYVFFNIFYAVLAIPFGTLSDRIGKRKVLISGYLLFSVTCLGFAFSDSLAAFLVLFPLYGMVYAIVDGNQRAFVSDLCTEDIRATALGTFHTQIGVIALPASLIAGFLWTLTPTHSWTFLFGSSVSLIASILFLMLRRYFSE